Proteins from a single region of Malaclemys terrapin pileata isolate rMalTer1 chromosome 25, rMalTer1.hap1, whole genome shotgun sequence:
- the LOC128829341 gene encoding parathyroid hormone/parathyroid hormone-related peptide receptor-like translates to MTAAPVSLFLARQVDTDDVLTKEEQIYLLGEAKEKCQTNVKAQLEKIKDASCFPEWDGIVCWPEGSPSQQVSVPCPEYIYDFNHKGHAYRHCDAYGNWELALNINKTWANYTECTEFLTPERRSREKEVFDRLHMMYTIGYSISLVSLIVAVCILCYFKRLHCTRNYIHIHLFASFICRAASIFVKDVVLYSGSLPEELEKMRVDDLKGELGPFLGHRTQLVGCKVVVTLFLYFLATNHYWILVEGLYLHSLIFMAFLSNKNYLWALTIIGWGLPAVFVSVWASVRASLADTQCWDLSAGNMKWIYQVPILAAIVVNFFLFLNIVRVLASKLWETNTGKLDPRQQYRKLLKSTLVLMPLFGVHYVVFMAMPYTEVSGVLWQIQMHYEMLFNSSQGFFVAFIYCFCNGEVQAEIKKARFRRSLALDFKQKTRVTSTGGSCYYGGLVSHTTNSVSMSIAGRGPAGAGMQQSAKHRVLPLSPHTSLLGYIPSSSASDNSVPSPTQEIPQKAPGENAKDFVCFPDLGQSHSSLSKEVETML, encoded by the exons ATGACTGCAGCCCCTGTCTCTTTGTTTTTGGCTCGGCAGGTTGACACGGACGACGTCCTCACCAAGGAAGAGCAGATTTATCTGCTGGGTGAAGCGAAGGAGAAATGTCAAACCAACGTCAAAGCCCAGCTGGAGAAAATCAAAG atgccagctgcttcccggaATGGGACGGAATTGTCTGCTGGCCCGAGGGCTCCCCAAGCCAACAGGTGTCGGTCCCGTGCCCAGAGTACATCTACGACTTCAACCATAAAG GCCACGCCTACAGACACTGTGATGCCTATGGAAATTGGGAGCTAGCGCTCAACATCAACAAGACGTGGGCGAACTACACGGAATGCACCGAGTTTCTCACCCCCGAGCGCCGGAGCCGAGAGAAG GAAGTGTTTGACCGCCTGCACATGATGTACACCATCGGCTACTCCATCTCCCTGGTCTCCCTCATTGTTGCCGTGTGCATCCTCTGCTACTTCAA GCGTCTGCACTGCACCCGGAACTACATCCACATTCACCTCTTCGCCTCCTTCATCTGCCGGGCCGCCAGCATCTTCGTGAAGGATGTGGTGCTTTACTCCGGCTCGCTGCCCGAGGAGCTGGAGAAGATGCGAGTGGATGATTTAAAGGGCGAGTTGGGCCCCTTTCTGGGACACCGCACCCAGCTG GTGGGCTGCAAGGTGGTTGTGAcccttttcctttatttcctGGCCACCAACCACTACTGGATTCTGGTGGAGGGGCTCTACCTGCACAGCTTGATCTTCATGGCCTTCCTCTCCAACAAGAATTACCTGTGGGCCCTCACCATCATCGGCTGGG GTCTCCCGGCTGTATTTGTGTCTGTTTGGGCCAGTGTCAGGGCCTCTCTGGCGGATACACA ATGCTGGGACCTCAGCGCTGGGAATATGAAGTGGATTTATCAAGTCCCTATCTTAGCAGCCATTGTG GTgaatttcttcctcttcctcaacaTCGTGCGGGTTCTGGCGTCGAAGCTCTGGGAGACAAACACAGGGAAGCTAGACCCTCGGCAGCAGTACAG GAAGCTGCTGAAGTCCACCCTGGTGCTGATGCCACTCTTTGGGGTCCATTACGTGGTGTTCATGGCAATGCCCTATACTGAAGTCTCCGGCGTCTTATGGCAAATACAGATGCACTACGAGATGCTGTTCAACTCCTCCCAG GGTTTCTTTGTGGCTTTTATCTATTGCTTTTGCAATGGGGAG GTGCAGGCGGAGATTAAGAAAGCCCGTTTCCGGAGGAGCCTGGCGCTGGACTTCAAGCAGAAAACACGCGTCACCAGCACGGGGGGGAGCTGCTATTACGGTGGGCTGGTGTCACACACCACCAACAGCGTCAGCATGAGCATCGCCGGACGGGGGCCGGCAGGGGCAGGGATGCAGCAGAGCGCCAAGCACCGGGTCCTGCCGCTGTCCCCACACACCAGCCTGCTGGGATATATCCCGAGCTCCTCTGCGTCCGACAACTCTGTGCCCTCCCCAACCCAAGAGATTCCCCAGAAGGCCCCTGGGGAGAACGCCAAGGACTTTGTGTGTTTCCCAGACCTGGGTCAAAGTCATTCCAGCCTGAGCAAAGAGGTGGAGACCATGCTATGA